From Oceanispirochaeta sp. M1, one genomic window encodes:
- a CDS encoding LacI family DNA-binding transcriptional regulator gives MASMKDVAKLAGVSVSTVSRVISGAMKVEEPTKKKVVEAIRKVDYKPNLMAQGLRIKKGNMIGFIVPEISHPSFVNFINYAEKYASHKSLSLIVCNTHNDPKKAAEAFDNLLRRNINGIILSRVSDESQVLNFISKTDTPVIIIDRALNHENLPNLILDNYKAGKIAAEHFLRAGHRHIACVTGSQKILLVRERLNGFRDTLQENGIVLEDNHVFEGAFTFETGVKAVHLFEELNSDVDAVWAQSDIIAAGLIASYQRIGRHIPEDVAIIGMDDISLSTMIYPTITSIKQPYEEMSRKAVEIIDTLADGGSLDRSHFVFEPELIVRESAP, from the coding sequence ATGGCGTCTATGAAAGATGTGGCAAAACTGGCCGGTGTCTCTGTCTCTACTGTATCACGTGTGATAAGTGGTGCCATGAAGGTAGAAGAACCCACAAAGAAAAAAGTGGTAGAGGCCATAAGAAAAGTCGATTATAAGCCGAATCTTATGGCTCAGGGATTGAGAATCAAGAAGGGGAATATGATCGGCTTTATTGTGCCGGAAATAAGTCACCCCAGTTTTGTTAATTTTATCAATTATGCTGAAAAATATGCTTCTCATAAATCTCTGAGCCTGATTGTCTGCAATACTCATAATGACCCGAAGAAAGCCGCCGAAGCCTTTGATAATCTTCTGAGACGGAATATTAACGGGATCATTCTATCCAGAGTTTCTGATGAAAGTCAGGTCCTGAATTTCATCTCTAAAACAGATACACCCGTCATCATCATTGATCGGGCGCTGAATCATGAAAATCTCCCCAATCTGATCCTGGATAATTATAAAGCCGGAAAAATAGCGGCAGAACACTTTCTACGGGCAGGACACAGGCATATCGCCTGTGTAACGGGGTCTCAGAAAATCCTTTTGGTCCGGGAAAGACTCAATGGTTTTCGTGACACCCTGCAAGAGAACGGGATAGTACTGGAGGACAATCATGTATTTGAAGGGGCCTTTACATTTGAAACAGGCGTGAAGGCTGTGCACCTGTTTGAGGAGCTGAACAGTGATGTGGATGCTGTCTGGGCACAAAGCGATATTATCGCGGCCGGGTTGATCGCATCTTATCAGAGGATCGGCCGGCATATTCCCGAAGATGTTGCCATAATCGGTATGGATGACATCTCTCTTTCCACAATGATTTACCCCACAATTACATCCATTAAACAGCCCTATGAAGAGATGAGCCGCAAGGCTGTTGAGATTATTGATACTCTTGCGGACGGAGGCAGCCTTGATCGATCTCATTTCGTTTTTGAACCTGAACTGATCGTGAGGGAGTCGGCACCCTAA
- a CDS encoding NAD(P)-dependent oxidoreductase — MNELVDFRYLGDGRVNYKELDKQLPDAFALIGQMDMPRERLLKAPGLKVIFNVEGNFYQNIDYDYCFEKNIHVLNCGVVYSKPVAEMGLCFALDLARGVTREDRQFRQGKETYLGDSCKDSVLLSGSDVGFIGFGNLGRALLKLLQPFNCRIKIYDPWIPDSVILENNCIPAALDDVLSGSQFIFVLAGVTKDNQGFLNKDKFSLIRPDAFFMLLSRASVVDFDSLTDFVSRGKFSAAVDVFPEEPMTADHPVRSINNMILSPHRAGGIPWAFNLIGEMLMDDLSLLMRGLPPVRMQRALYETVRNLVSKPAG, encoded by the coding sequence ATGAATGAACTCGTCGACTTCAGGTATCTGGGGGATGGCAGAGTCAATTATAAAGAGCTTGATAAACAGTTACCTGATGCTTTTGCATTGATCGGGCAGATGGATATGCCCCGGGAAAGGCTTCTGAAGGCTCCCGGTTTGAAAGTGATTTTCAATGTGGAAGGGAATTTCTATCAGAATATAGATTACGACTATTGTTTTGAAAAGAATATACATGTGCTGAACTGCGGAGTGGTCTATTCAAAGCCTGTAGCGGAGATGGGTTTGTGTTTCGCCCTCGATCTGGCCCGGGGTGTCACGAGGGAAGACAGACAATTCCGCCAGGGAAAAGAAACATATCTGGGAGACAGCTGCAAAGATTCCGTTCTTCTTTCAGGAAGTGATGTGGGATTCATCGGATTCGGTAATCTGGGAAGAGCCTTGCTGAAACTACTTCAGCCATTCAACTGCAGAATTAAAATATATGATCCCTGGATACCCGACAGTGTCATCCTTGAAAACAACTGCATTCCCGCAGCTCTCGATGATGTTCTCTCGGGTTCTCAGTTTATTTTTGTACTGGCGGGTGTGACAAAAGACAATCAGGGATTTTTAAATAAAGATAAGTTTTCCCTCATACGGCCCGATGCATTTTTTATGCTCCTCAGCAGGGCTTCGGTCGTCGACTTTGATTCTTTGACAGACTTTGTATCCAGAGGAAAATTCTCTGCGGCTGTTGATGTCTTTCCCGAGGAACCCATGACGGCGGACCATCCCGTCAGAAGTATCAACAATATGATCCTGTCTCCTCACAGAGCAGGAGGCATTCCCTGGGCATTTAATTTGATCGGAGAAATGCTTATGGATGATCTGTCCCTTTTGATGAGAGGACTCCCTCCGGTCAGAATGCAGAGAGCTCTTTATGAAACAGTCAGGAATCTTGTGAGTAAACCTGCCGGTTGA
- the aroE gene encoding shikimate dehydrogenase, translated as MADKLNFKQELTSLFGKPVSENPTQLMIEAAYAHHNLDWRYLTIEVDSQDLGDAVRGMRAMNFRGGNCTIPHKVDVIQYLDRLGESAALMGAVNCIVREGDELVGQNTDGKGFLSSLREVLNPGGKNIVIFGAGGAARAIGVELALAGVTRITVVNRSRERGEDLVDLLNKKTGTAADYVKWNGDYDIPMGTDVVINATSIGLYPDIGAVLPLNMDSLTEAMVVADVIPNPPETQLLRYAKKRGCRVIDGLGMLVAQGVIGFEYWTGFKPDTDVMKKVLKEVFESI; from the coding sequence ATGGCGGATAAATTGAATTTCAAGCAGGAATTGACATCTCTTTTCGGGAAACCGGTTTCGGAAAATCCCACACAGCTGATGATCGAAGCGGCCTATGCTCATCATAACCTGGATTGGCGGTATTTGACAATTGAAGTGGATAGTCAGGATCTGGGTGATGCCGTCCGGGGGATGCGAGCCATGAATTTTCGGGGAGGTAATTGCACCATACCCCACAAAGTGGATGTCATTCAGTATCTGGACAGACTGGGGGAGAGTGCGGCATTGATGGGTGCGGTGAATTGTATCGTGCGGGAAGGGGATGAGCTGGTCGGACAGAATACCGACGGGAAGGGCTTCTTATCTTCATTGAGAGAGGTTCTGAATCCCGGTGGGAAAAATATTGTGATTTTCGGAGCCGGTGGAGCCGCCAGAGCTATAGGAGTGGAGCTGGCGCTGGCAGGAGTAACTCGCATAACCGTTGTGAACCGGAGCAGGGAACGGGGAGAGGATCTGGTGGATCTGCTGAATAAAAAGACAGGCACGGCAGCGGATTATGTAAAGTGGAATGGGGATTATGATATCCCGATGGGTACAGATGTTGTGATTAACGCCACGAGTATCGGATTATATCCCGATATCGGGGCTGTTTTACCCTTGAATATGGATTCCTTGACCGAGGCTATGGTTGTAGCGGATGTTATTCCCAATCCGCCTGAAACACAACTGCTGCGGTATGCGAAAAAAAGGGGCTGCAGAGTGATCGATGGATTGGGAATGCTTGTAGCCCAGGGTGTGATCGGTTTTGAATACTGGACCGGTTTCAAACCGGACACGGATGTCATGAAAAAGGTATTGAAGGAGGTCTTTGAGAGCATTTGA